Below is a window of Camelina sativa cultivar DH55 chromosome 11, Cs, whole genome shotgun sequence DNA.
cttcaattttaataataaataaaaaaaaaataaaaaagattggCAGACAATGCAACGGATAAAACTAAGTAAGAGCctctcgttttcttttttgcCTCCTTTGCCTTCTACAGGGGGGgcctaaatataaaaaaccaCTCACTTCACAAAATCTCTCCACTCTCTTCCCCCAAattcaccaaaaccaaaaccctaaattctctcCTCTGCTCCAAATTCAATGGCGATTTCATCACCCGCCGCTACTTCTTCTTCCAGCACTAAACTCCTCAATTCCTTCACTTCTCCATCCATCTCCATTAAACCACAATCCTTaactctctcttcctccttcctCCCTTCAATCACATCCCtctccatcaccaccaccacaacaacaaccCCTCACCGTCTCCGTCACGCCTTCACCGTACGCGCCGCAAGAGGAAAATTCGAACGCAAGAAACCACACGTCAACATCGGGACAATAGGTCACGTCGACCACGGCAAAACAACACTAACCGCAGCACTAACCATGGCTTTAGCCTCAATGGGAAACAGCGTAGCCAAAAAATACGACGAGATCGACGCAGCTCCTGAAGAGAGAGCTCGTGGGATCACAATCAACACCGCCACGGTCGAGTACGAAACAGAGAATCGTCATTACGCTCATGTTGATTGTCCTGGTCACGCGGATTACGTCAAGAACATGATCACTGGTGCTGCTCAGATGGATGGTGCAATCCTCGTTGTCTCTGGTGCTGATGGACCAATGCCACAGACTAAAGAACATATCTTGTTGGCTAAGCAAGTTGGTGTTCCTGATATGGTTGTGTTTCTTAATAAAGAAGATCAAGTTGATGATGCTGAGCTTCTAGAGCTTGTTGAGCTTGAGGTTCGTGAGCTTTTATCGTCTTACGAGTTTAACGGTGATGATATTCCTATTATCTCTGGCTCTGCTTTGTTAGCTGTTGAGACTCTTACTGAGAATCCTAATGTTAAGAGAGGTGAGAACAAATGGGTAGATAAGATTTATGAGCTTATGGATTCTGTTGATAGTTATATCCCGATTCCGACTAGGCAGACCGAGTTACCGTTTTTGCTTGCGGTTGAAGATGTTTTTTCGATTACTGGCCGTGGTACGGTTGCTACTGGCCGTGTGGAAAGAGGTACGGTTAAGGTTGGGGAGACTGTTGATTTGGTGGGGCTGAGAGAGACTAGGAACTATACGGTTACGGGTGTGGAAATGTTTCAGAAGATTCTTGATGAAGCAATGGCTGGTGATAATGTAGGGTTGTTGCTTAGAGGTATACAAAAGGCTGATATACAAAGAGGTATGGTTTTGGCTAAGCCGGGGTCGATTACTCCGCATACTAAGTTTGAAGCGATTGTGTATGtgttgaagaaggaagaaggggGAAGGCATTCGCCGTTTTTCGCGGGGTATAGACCTCAGTTTTACATGAGGACGACTGATGTTACTGGTAAAGTGACTAAGATTATGAATGATAAGGATGAGGAGTCGAAGATGGTTATGCCAGGTGATAGGGTTAAGATTGTTGTTGAGCTTATAGTGCCTGTTGCTTGTGAACAAGGGATGAGGTTTGCTATTAGAGAAGGTGGTAAGACTGTTGGTGCTGGAGTGATTCAGTCCATTATCGAGTGAAAGTTGCGAGCTCTtgcttcttgcttt
It encodes the following:
- the LOC104724975 gene encoding elongation factor Tu, chloroplastic-like; translation: MAISSPAATSSSSTKLLNSFTSPSISIKPQSLTLSSSFLPSITSLSITTTTTTTPHRLRHAFTVRAARGKFERKKPHVNIGTIGHVDHGKTTLTAALTMALASMGNSVAKKYDEIDAAPEERARGITINTATVEYETENRHYAHVDCPGHADYVKNMITGAAQMDGAILVVSGADGPMPQTKEHILLAKQVGVPDMVVFLNKEDQVDDAELLELVELEVRELLSSYEFNGDDIPIISGSALLAVETLTENPNVKRGENKWVDKIYELMDSVDSYIPIPTRQTELPFLLAVEDVFSITGRGTVATGRVERGTVKVGETVDLVGLRETRNYTVTGVEMFQKILDEAMAGDNVGLLLRGIQKADIQRGMVLAKPGSITPHTKFEAIVYVLKKEEGGRHSPFFAGYRPQFYMRTTDVTGKVTKIMNDKDEESKMVMPGDRVKIVVELIVPVACEQGMRFAIREGGKTVGAGVIQSIIE